One Patescibacteria group bacterium genomic window, CCGTGGTTTCGCCTTCTAAATTGGGGTTCAAAGCCAGAATTATTTCTTTGATTCCGTCTTTTTTCACCCGATCAACGAGTCTTCTTATATTAAGCTGTTCCGGCTTAACTTCTTCAATCGTATTAATAAGGCCGCCCAGGACATGATAGAGGCCGTTATATTGGCGAGTAGCTTCCAGAGTGAGCATATCCTGCGTATTGGCGACAACGCAAATTATATCCTGCCGGCGCTTTTTGTCAGCGCAAATCGGGCAAGGGCTGGATTCGGCAATGGCCAAACAGCGGGAGCAGATAATCGTTTTTTCTTTAAGCTCGGCAATAAACTGCGCCATTTTTTGCAATTCTTCCGCCGGCTGCTTTAATAAATAAAAAACATACCGCTGGGCGGTTTTTGGGCCCACGGATGGCAATTTAGAAAAGTGTTCAATCAAATTTTGGATGGCCAAAGGGAATTTCATTTATTTCCCATGTTATA contains:
- the recR gene encoding recombination mediator RecR, whose amino-acid sequence is MKFPLAIQNLIEHFSKLPSVGPKTAQRYVFYLLKQPAEELQKMAQFIAELKEKTIICSRCLAIAESSPCPICADKKRRQDIICVVANTQDMLTLEATRQYNGLYHVLGGLINTIEEVKPEQLNIRRLVDRVKKDGIKEIILALNPNLEGETTVLYLVKLLKPQKIKITKLARGLPTGADLEYADEITLANALKYRNEL